One region of Hoeflea sp. 108 genomic DNA includes:
- a CDS encoding alpha/beta hydrolase, which yields MAGTHTTTRTVHANGVEIATEAFGHPSAPPVLLIMGAMASMLWWPDEFCRKLVAQGHYVIRYDNRDTGLSTKYVPGNPPYRLDDMARDAAAVLDAHGIASAHVVAMSLGGMIAQILALTEPRRVTSLTLISTTPIGLDLDLPPPDKAYMEHAAAGESIDWSDRTQAIDFVAGDVRMIAGTAHPHDAPAMRAFISRDYDRSSGYLSATNHFMLRGGDAIKGRLPTLEAPLLVIHGTADPIFPVEHGRALAKAVPGSTYHELAGGGHELHEAEWDRIIGLVAEQTR from the coding sequence ATGGCCGGCACGCACACCACGACAAGGACAGTTCACGCCAATGGCGTCGAGATCGCCACCGAAGCCTTCGGCCATCCGTCCGCCCCGCCGGTGCTGCTGATCATGGGCGCCATGGCATCGATGCTGTGGTGGCCGGACGAATTCTGCCGCAAGCTCGTCGCACAGGGACACTATGTCATCCGCTATGACAACCGCGACACCGGCCTGTCGACCAAATATGTGCCGGGCAACCCGCCCTACAGGTTGGACGACATGGCCAGGGATGCGGCAGCCGTGCTCGACGCCCATGGCATTGCGTCGGCCCATGTCGTGGCCATGTCGCTCGGAGGCATGATTGCCCAGATCCTGGCGCTGACCGAGCCGCGGCGCGTCACCTCGCTCACCCTGATCTCGACCACGCCCATCGGGCTCGACCTCGACCTGCCGCCGCCCGACAAGGCCTATATGGAACATGCCGCGGCGGGCGAGAGCATCGACTGGTCGGACCGCACCCAGGCCATCGACTTTGTTGCCGGCGACGTCCGCATGATTGCCGGCACCGCCCATCCTCACGATGCCCCGGCGATGCGCGCCTTCATATCGAGGGACTACGATCGCTCGAGCGGATATCTGTCGGCGACCAATCATTTCATGCTGCGGGGAGGCGACGCCATCAAGGGCAGGCTGCCGACGCTCGAAGCGCCGCTTCTCGTCATCCACGGCACCGCCGATCCCATTTTCCCGGTCGAGCATGGCCGGGCATTGGCCAAAGCGGTGCCTGGTTCGACCTATCACGAACTCGCCGGCGGCGGCCACGAACTGCACGAGGCCGAATGGGACAGGATCATCGGCTTGGTGGCTGAACAGACCAGATAG
- a CDS encoding DUF2127 domain-containing protein — protein MTCVEERQIHQVFRISVLLKGAHALVECAGGIALALIGNDTIQHIVNTLTQEELVEDPHDFLATHLLSWAQSFSVETRHFYAFYLLSHGIVKLLLVAGLLKGRMWAYPASLVVLGLFIVYQLYRFSYTHGVGLIVLTVFDVIVMWLIWHEYRVVRRHLCTNDVR, from the coding sequence ATGACGTGCGTGGAAGAACGGCAGATCCACCAGGTGTTCAGGATAAGCGTCCTGCTCAAGGGCGCGCATGCCCTGGTCGAATGCGCTGGAGGCATTGCCCTCGCCCTGATCGGCAACGACACGATCCAGCACATCGTCAACACGCTTACGCAGGAAGAGCTGGTCGAAGACCCGCATGATTTTCTTGCCACCCACCTTTTGTCCTGGGCGCAAAGCTTCTCCGTAGAGACAAGGCATTTTTATGCCTTTTATCTGCTGAGCCATGGCATCGTGAAATTGTTGCTGGTGGCGGGCCTGCTGAAGGGCAGGATGTGGGCCTATCCAGCGTCGCTGGTCGTGCTCGGACTGTTCATCGTCTACCAGCTCTACCGCTTTTCCTACACGCATGGGGTCGGGCTGATCGTTCTGACGGTCTTCGACGTGATCGTGATGTGGCTTATCTGGCACGAGTACCGGGTCGTCAGGCGCCATCTCTGCACCAACGACGTAAGATAA
- a CDS encoding metalloregulator ArsR/SmtB family transcription factor, producing the protein MTPSERLDATFTALADPTRRAILARLIQGEASVMELAEPFAMSQPAISKHLKMLERAGLISRGRDAQRRPCRIEGEAMAEAVGWLEEYRKVWEGNYRRLDGLLAELQANKGKA; encoded by the coding sequence ATGACGCCTTCCGAACGCCTCGACGCCACCTTCACCGCCCTTGCCGATCCGACCCGGCGGGCGATCCTCGCACGGCTGATCCAGGGCGAAGCCTCTGTGATGGAGCTGGCCGAGCCCTTCGCCATGAGCCAGCCGGCAATCTCCAAGCACCTCAAGATGCTGGAGCGCGCCGGTCTGATCTCGCGCGGCCGTGACGCCCAGCGCCGACCCTGCCGCATCGAGGGCGAGGCGATGGCCGAGGCCGTGGGTTGGCTGGAGGAGTACCGCAAGGTCTGGGAAGGCAACTACAGGCGGCTCGACGGCCTGCTGGCCGAACTGCAGGCTAATAAGGGCAAAGCCTGA
- a CDS encoding helix-turn-helix domain-containing protein, which translates to MSLNAKPLRIGLLALPETTPAAVYGLYEVLSAAGSIWDRLTGQETRARRIVPSIVARRKETFTCAIGTPISPEASLAEAADCDVVIVTDLALPLDDRAPARWTEELAWVRDRLAAGATVCSVCTGSIFLAEAGLLDGKDAASHWIAADIFRDRYPLVRFRPERIVCDTTEDGRLITTGGASSWEDLALHLIGRHCGKEEAARIAKVFLLGDRSAGQLPFASMAKPRRHKDATIGNCQVWIADNYASANPVTRMVAESGLPERTFKRRFKAATGYTPVDYVQSLRIEEAKQMLETSAEATEEIAVAVGYEDPAFFRQLFRRHTGITPAQYRQRYRART; encoded by the coding sequence ATGAGCCTGAATGCCAAGCCGCTGCGCATCGGCCTGCTTGCACTGCCCGAAACGACGCCCGCAGCCGTCTACGGACTCTATGAGGTGCTGTCGGCGGCCGGCTCGATCTGGGACCGGCTGACCGGACAGGAAACCAGGGCGCGGCGCATCGTGCCGTCGATCGTAGCACGCCGGAAAGAGACCTTCACCTGCGCCATCGGCACGCCGATATCGCCAGAGGCGTCGCTGGCCGAGGCTGCCGATTGCGACGTCGTCATCGTCACCGATCTGGCGTTGCCGCTCGACGACCGTGCCCCAGCGCGCTGGACCGAAGAGCTTGCCTGGGTGCGCGACAGGCTGGCCGCGGGCGCCACCGTCTGCTCGGTGTGCACCGGCTCGATCTTTCTCGCCGAGGCCGGCCTGCTCGACGGCAAGGACGCGGCCTCGCACTGGATCGCTGCCGACATCTTTCGCGACCGCTACCCCCTGGTGCGTTTCAGGCCGGAGCGCATCGTCTGCGACACGACAGAAGACGGCCGACTGATCACCACAGGCGGCGCCTCGTCCTGGGAGGATCTGGCGCTGCACCTGATCGGCCGCCACTGCGGCAAGGAGGAGGCGGCGCGCATCGCCAAGGTGTTTTTGCTGGGCGACCGCAGCGCCGGCCAGTTGCCCTTCGCCTCGATGGCCAAGCCGCGCCGCCACAAGGACGCCACCATCGGCAACTGCCAGGTCTGGATCGCTGACAACTATGCCTCGGCCAATCCGGTGACGCGCATGGTCGCCGAAAGCGGCCTGCCGGAGCGTACCTTCAAGCGCCGTTTCAAGGCCGCGACCGGCTACACGCCGGTCGACTATGTGCAGAGCCTGCGCATCGAGGAAGCCAAGCAGATGCTGGAGACGAGCGCCGAAGCAACCGAGGAAATCGCCGTCGCCGTAGGCTACGAGGACCCGGCCTTTTTCCGCCAGCTGTTCCGCCGCCACACCGGCATTACGCCTGCGCAATATCGCCAGCGTTATCGGGCAAGGACATAA
- a CDS encoding SRPBCC family protein, with translation MTHKLEVTTPSPREIAMTRVFDAPRDLVFDCWTIPALLKRWLTGPDGWSFKVCNVDLRVGGQYRFVWQHVDRGDMGMTGTYREIVRPEKLASTEIFDMDWTEGEAHVTLMLTEKDGRTTSMTTILYSSEKARDGAIQVGMADGVAAGYDRLDNLLAEGVSAG, from the coding sequence ATGACGCACAAACTGGAAGTGACGACGCCGAGCCCGCGCGAGATCGCCATGACGCGCGTCTTCGACGCGCCGCGCGACCTGGTTTTCGACTGCTGGACGATCCCGGCGCTTTTGAAGCGCTGGCTGACCGGGCCTGACGGCTGGAGCTTCAAGGTCTGCAACGTCGACCTGCGCGTCGGCGGCCAATATCGTTTCGTCTGGCAACATGTCGACCGCGGCGACATGGGCATGACCGGCACCTATCGTGAAATCGTCAGGCCCGAGAAGCTCGCCAGTACCGAGATCTTCGACATGGACTGGACCGAGGGCGAGGCGCATGTGACGCTGATGCTGACCGAAAAGGACGGCCGCACCACCTCGATGACGACCATTCTCTACAGTTCGGAAAAGGCCCGCGACGGCGCAATCCAGGTCGGCATGGCCGATGGCGTGGCGGCCGGCTATGACAGACTGGACAATTTGCTAGCGGAAGGGGTTTCAGCCGGATAA
- a CDS encoding FAD-binding oxidoreductase, whose protein sequence is MNDLNLTTLDGGLATVSAPVLDAFAASLRGQLLNAGDAGYDEARSVWNAMIDRRPGLIVRCAGAADVIAAVNFARENHLLTAVRGGGHNIAGSAVCDGGLMIDLSTMESVRVDRVARRVWVEPGATLADLDKETQAFGMAVPTGINSTTGVAGLTLGGGFGWTTRKLGLTIDNLLSADVVTADGELVRASTAEHPDLFWALRGGGGNFGVVTAFEFKLHKLGPQVFAGLVVHPFDDAKDVLKAYRAALEDAPDELTCWAVMRQAPPLPFLPAQWHWKEVLVLAMCWSGDMAAGEKATAALRAIGKPIVDVVGPNPFTGWQTAFDPLLQPGARNYWKSHDFIELADKTIDILDGAIRTLPGPECEIFVGHVGGAAERVATDATAFPQRSSHFVMNVHARWREASMDDACIGWARGIYDATRPLAVGTAYINFMPADEADRVEAAYGGNYARLMEVKRKYDPDNLFRMNQNLRTKSKRKAA, encoded by the coding sequence ATGAACGACCTGAACCTCACGACCCTTGACGGAGGGCTGGCGACGGTGAGCGCGCCTGTCCTCGATGCATTTGCCGCGAGCCTGCGCGGCCAGCTGCTCAATGCCGGTGACGCCGGCTATGACGAGGCACGCAGCGTCTGGAATGCGATGATCGACCGCCGGCCCGGTCTCATCGTGCGCTGTGCAGGTGCTGCCGACGTCATCGCCGCTGTCAACTTCGCACGCGAAAACCACCTGCTGACGGCCGTGCGCGGCGGCGGGCACAATATCGCCGGAAGTGCCGTATGCGACGGCGGCCTGATGATCGACTTGAGCACCATGGAGTCGGTGCGTGTCGACCGCGTGGCCCGGCGCGTCTGGGTCGAGCCGGGTGCAACCCTCGCCGACCTCGACAAGGAGACGCAGGCATTCGGGATGGCGGTGCCGACAGGCATCAACTCGACGACCGGTGTCGCCGGGCTGACGCTCGGCGGTGGCTTCGGCTGGACCACCCGCAAGCTCGGCCTGACCATCGATAATCTGCTGTCGGCCGACGTTGTGACGGCGGATGGCGAACTGGTGCGGGCAAGCACCGCCGAGCATCCCGACCTGTTCTGGGCGCTGCGCGGCGGCGGCGGCAATTTCGGCGTGGTCACCGCCTTCGAGTTCAAGCTGCATAAGCTTGGTCCGCAGGTTTTCGCCGGCCTGGTGGTGCATCCATTCGACGACGCCAAGGACGTGCTGAAGGCCTATCGTGCGGCCCTCGAAGACGCGCCCGACGAACTGACCTGCTGGGCCGTCATGCGCCAAGCCCCGCCCTTGCCGTTCCTGCCCGCGCAGTGGCACTGGAAGGAGGTGCTGGTGCTGGCAATGTGCTGGAGCGGCGACATGGCTGCGGGCGAAAAGGCGACGGCGGCCCTGCGGGCCATCGGCAAGCCGATCGTCGACGTGGTCGGGCCGAACCCGTTCACCGGCTGGCAGACGGCATTCGACCCGCTGCTCCAGCCCGGCGCGCGCAACTACTGGAAGAGCCACGACTTCATCGAACTGGCCGACAAGACGATCGACATTCTCGACGGCGCGATCAGGACGTTGCCTGGGCCCGAATGCGAGATCTTCGTCGGCCATGTCGGCGGCGCGGCCGAACGGGTAGCCACCGATGCCACGGCTTTCCCGCAGCGCAGCTCGCATTTCGTCATGAACGTGCATGCGCGCTGGCGCGAAGCCTCGATGGACGACGCCTGCATCGGCTGGGCCCGCGGCATCTATGACGCGACGCGGCCGCTGGCGGTGGGTACTGCCTACATCAACTTCATGCCCGCCGACGAGGCCGACCGCGTGGAGGCGGCCTATGGCGGCAACTATGCGCGGCTGATGGAGGTGAAGCGCAAATACGACCCCGACAACCTGTTCCGCATGAACCAGAACCTCAGGACAAAGTCGAAGCGCAAGGCCGCGTAG
- a CDS encoding LysR family transcriptional regulator encodes MDNRAGEMEVFVRAVGLGSFSAAGRQLGLSPSAVSKLITRIEDRLGARLLVRSTRALQLTPEGEVYLERAGRILGEIEEAERVVTSGGSAVPRGPLRVSASVAFGASHIVPHMAEFLALYPGIELDLSLTDSVIDLYQERADVAIRSGKLRDSSLVARKILEIRRVVVASPAYLERHGTPQVPADLAAHNCLRFNFLANRDEWIFRDPETGENFAQRIGGNMLGNNGPTLRRLCLDGLGLIRSGRFQVERDITEGRLVPVLERFNPRDIETIHAVFAGHGHLAARIRAFIDFLADKARS; translated from the coding sequence ATGGACAATCGCGCCGGCGAGATGGAAGTGTTCGTGCGGGCCGTCGGGCTCGGCAGCTTTTCGGCCGCCGGCCGGCAGCTCGGTCTGTCGCCTTCGGCAGTCAGCAAGCTCATCACCCGCATCGAGGACAGGCTGGGCGCGCGGCTCTTGGTGCGCTCGACGCGGGCCTTGCAGCTGACGCCCGAGGGCGAAGTCTATCTCGAACGCGCCGGCCGCATCCTCGGCGAGATCGAGGAAGCGGAACGGGTGGTGACGTCAGGTGGCTCGGCTGTGCCGCGCGGCCCCCTCCGGGTCAGCGCCTCGGTTGCCTTCGGTGCCAGCCACATCGTGCCGCACATGGCCGAGTTCCTGGCGCTCTATCCCGGCATCGAGCTCGACCTGTCGCTGACCGACAGCGTCATCGACCTCTACCAGGAGCGGGCCGATGTCGCGATCCGCTCGGGCAAGCTGCGCGATTCCTCGCTGGTGGCACGCAAGATCCTTGAAATCCGCCGTGTCGTCGTCGCCTCGCCCGCCTATCTCGAACGCCATGGCACACCGCAGGTGCCGGCCGATCTCGCCGCGCATAACTGCCTGCGCTTCAACTTCCTCGCCAATCGCGACGAGTGGATTTTCCGCGACCCCGAAACCGGTGAGAATTTCGCCCAGCGCATCGGCGGCAACATGCTTGGCAACAATGGCCCGACCCTGCGCCGGCTCTGCCTCGACGGCCTCGGCCTCATCCGTTCCGGCCGCTTCCAGGTCGAGCGCGATATAACGGAGGGAAGGCTTGTGCCGGTGCTGGAGCGCTTCAATCCTCGGGACATCGAGACCATCCACGCCGTCTTCGCCGGCCATGGCCATCTCGCCGCGCGCATCCGCGCCTTCATCGATTTCCTGGCCGACAAGGCGCGGTCCTGA
- a CDS encoding alginate export family protein gives MLLYDQDGLAIRMHLQAGLNAVAEHNVFWNYADTFAPSSGFNSNASWLEGYILPGLSFTQDVGGPVAYGKVSAVASGTLGIDAYATGNTGRITLEEGYLGLRSGDKSDPFFDVSVGPRTFKAGTGMLLANGGSSGFDRGALKLGPRKAWEMASIGRFGFDNFTGTAFYLDANEQTESDTHTRIVGGDFRYDGEDDTFAGMTFGHVLRSDQPYPQAAPGGIGAPTLVENGREGLNFVNLYGRAIPFGGSFENVFVAGDFAYQWNERIDMRAWGGRVQVGYTFAEYSWSPTIAYSYQTFSGDDPSTSRLERFDPLYYEGSPSSWSTGSKSSMVFINSNVNAHQLSLRVQPTERDTLTFRYAYISANELRSPIQFGQGTHLEVINGVPNPVAGVSAKHLSDDFFIEYNRVLNPNTYLTAGFSVSIPGPGADSVVSFDAPVWTGGFVNVVVNF, from the coding sequence ATGCTTCTCTACGACCAGGACGGGCTGGCCATACGGATGCATCTTCAGGCCGGCCTGAACGCGGTGGCCGAGCACAATGTGTTCTGGAACTATGCCGACACATTCGCGCCGTCGTCCGGGTTCAATTCCAACGCCAGTTGGCTCGAGGGCTACATCCTGCCCGGCCTCAGTTTCACCCAGGATGTTGGCGGACCCGTTGCCTACGGCAAGGTCTCGGCCGTCGCCTCCGGCACGCTCGGCATCGATGCCTACGCAACCGGCAACACCGGCCGCATCACGCTGGAAGAAGGCTATCTCGGCCTACGCAGCGGCGACAAGAGCGACCCGTTCTTCGATGTCTCGGTCGGTCCGCGCACCTTCAAGGCGGGCACCGGCATGCTGCTCGCCAATGGCGGGTCGAGCGGCTTCGATCGCGGCGCGCTCAAGCTCGGTCCGCGCAAGGCCTGGGAAATGGCGTCGATCGGCCGTTTTGGCTTCGACAATTTCACCGGCACGGCCTTTTATCTCGATGCCAACGAACAGACCGAAAGCGACACCCACACCAGGATCGTGGGCGGCGACTTCCGCTACGACGGCGAGGATGACACGTTTGCCGGCATGACCTTCGGTCATGTGCTGCGCTCCGACCAGCCTTACCCGCAGGCGGCGCCTGGCGGCATCGGGGCGCCGACGCTGGTCGAGAACGGCCGCGAAGGGCTGAACTTCGTCAATCTGTACGGCCGCGCCATTCCGTTCGGCGGCAGCTTCGAAAACGTCTTCGTCGCCGGCGACTTCGCCTATCAGTGGAACGAGCGCATCGACATGCGGGCCTGGGGCGGCCGCGTCCAGGTCGGCTACACCTTTGCCGAATATTCGTGGTCGCCGACCATTGCCTATTCCTACCAGACATTCTCCGGCGACGATCCGTCGACATCGCGGCTGGAGCGCTTCGACCCGCTCTATTACGAGGGCAGCCCGAGTTCGTGGTCGACAGGCTCGAAGTCGTCGATGGTGTTCATCAATTCCAACGTCAACGCCCATCAGCTCAGTCTGCGCGTTCAGCCGACCGAGCGCGACACGCTGACATTCCGCTACGCCTATATCAGCGCCAACGAACTGCGCAGCCCGATCCAGTTCGGCCAGGGCACGCATCTCGAGGTCATCAACGGCGTGCCCAATCCGGTCGCGGGCGTATCGGCCAAGCACCTCTCGGACGACTTTTTCATCGAATACAACCGCGTGCTGAACCCCAACACATATCTGACCGCCGGGTTCAGTGTCTCAATCCCCGGTCCCGGAGCCGACTCCGTCGTCAGTTTCGATGCGCCCGTCTGGACAGGAGGCTTCGTCAATGTCGTCGTCAATTTCTGA
- a CDS encoding DUF2189 domain-containing protein — translation MADISNKASGKRPGALPEVRALTVADVKQSLAEGAADFARCPGVGLVIALVFVVIGMAITTSLVVLHEPWLIYPFAIGFPLVGPFAAVGLYEVSRRLEAGQAPTLGEVFKVIWAQRRREVSWMAFVMLFVFWIWMYQIRLLMALILGRSSYATLDKFAHLILTTNEGWVFLGIGHIEGAALALVLFSITVISIPMLLDREVDFVTAMITSVRTVLASPLVMLGWGLVVTLAVLAACVPFFLGLLVVLPVLGHATWHLYRRAVV, via the coding sequence ATGGCGGACATAAGCAACAAGGCCAGCGGCAAGCGGCCGGGCGCGCTGCCCGAGGTGCGGGCGCTCACGGTGGCCGACGTCAAGCAGAGCCTGGCGGAAGGTGCCGCCGACTTTGCCCGCTGCCCCGGTGTCGGGCTCGTTATCGCGCTGGTCTTCGTCGTCATCGGCATGGCGATCACCACCTCGCTCGTGGTGCTGCACGAACCCTGGCTGATCTATCCCTTCGCCATCGGCTTCCCTCTGGTCGGCCCCTTCGCCGCCGTCGGCCTCTACGAGGTGAGCCGCAGGCTGGAGGCCGGGCAGGCACCGACACTCGGTGAGGTCTTCAAGGTGATCTGGGCCCAGCGCCGCCGCGAGGTGTCGTGGATGGCCTTCGTCATGCTGTTCGTGTTCTGGATCTGGATGTACCAGATCAGGCTGTTGATGGCGCTGATCCTCGGGCGCAGTTCCTATGCCACGCTCGACAAGTTCGCCCATCTGATCCTGACCACCAACGAGGGCTGGGTCTTCCTCGGCATCGGCCACATCGAGGGCGCGGCACTGGCGCTTGTGTTGTTCTCCATCACCGTGATCTCCATCCCGATGCTGCTCGACCGCGAGGTCGACTTCGTCACCGCCATGATCACCTCGGTACGAACAGTGCTGGCGAGCCCGCTGGTCATGCTCGGTTGGGGACTGGTGGTGACGCTCGCGGTGCTGGCCGCCTGCGTGCCCTTCTTCCTCGGACTTTTGGTCGTGTTGCCGGTGCTCGGCCACGCGACCTGGCATCTCTACCGCCGCGCAGTGGTGTAG
- a CDS encoding serine hydrolase, producing MPSISWAQEPKVLSAADSDPVKLGWMVGSPPPADKIIRFTDPDYFAFPRMRWSVCNFRQLMPTVNVSRGLGAPVPLARDIDATIDAVKFTPLGGGTEMTWAQSLDANYTDGIVVLHEGKIVYERYFGCLDEAGQHGAMSVTKSLTGLMGEMLVAEGKLDENAKVASVVPELAKSAFGDATVKQVLEMTTGLRYSEDYADPDADVWVYSAAGSPLPKPEGYTGPRSYFEYLQTVRKEGEHGAAFGYKTINTDALGWIVARVAGQSVAQFMSERIWSKMGAEQDAYYTVDSTGTPFAGGGFNAGLRDMARLGQVLLDDGVVNGERLVPEAAIARIRAGGDKAAFEKAGYQLLKGWSYRGMWWITNNDHGAYMARGVHGQALYIDPKARVVIARFASHPTAGNAANDPISLPAYEAVAKHLMK from the coding sequence ATGCCATCGATCTCTTGGGCACAGGAGCCAAAAGTGCTGTCAGCCGCGGACTCCGATCCCGTCAAGCTGGGCTGGATGGTCGGTTCGCCACCGCCGGCCGACAAGATCATCCGCTTCACTGATCCTGACTACTTTGCCTTCCCCAGGATGCGCTGGTCGGTCTGCAATTTTCGCCAGCTGATGCCGACGGTCAATGTCAGCCGCGGCCTTGGCGCGCCGGTGCCGCTTGCGCGCGACATTGACGCCACCATCGACGCGGTCAAATTCACCCCGCTGGGCGGCGGTACGGAGATGACCTGGGCGCAGTCGCTCGATGCCAACTACACCGACGGCATCGTTGTCCTGCATGAGGGCAAGATCGTCTATGAGCGCTATTTCGGTTGCCTCGACGAGGCTGGCCAGCATGGCGCCATGTCGGTCACCAAGTCGCTGACCGGCCTGATGGGCGAGATGCTGGTGGCCGAGGGCAAGCTCGACGAGAATGCCAAGGTGGCTTCGGTCGTGCCCGAGCTCGCCAAGAGCGCCTTCGGCGATGCTACCGTCAAGCAGGTTCTCGAGATGACCACCGGCCTGCGCTACAGCGAGGACTATGCCGACCCGGATGCCGACGTCTGGGTCTATTCGGCTGCCGGCAGCCCGCTGCCCAAGCCGGAGGGTTACACCGGCCCGCGCAGCTACTTCGAATATCTGCAGACGGTGCGCAAGGAAGGCGAACATGGCGCGGCCTTCGGCTACAAGACCATCAACACCGACGCGCTTGGCTGGATCGTCGCGCGTGTCGCCGGCCAATCCGTTGCCCAGTTCATGTCCGAGCGCATCTGGAGCAAGATGGGCGCCGAGCAGGACGCCTACTACACCGTCGATTCCACCGGCACGCCCTTTGCCGGCGGCGGCTTCAACGCCGGCCTGCGCGACATGGCGCGGCTGGGCCAGGTCCTGCTCGACGACGGCGTCGTCAACGGTGAGCGCCTGGTGCCGGAGGCGGCGATCGCCCGCATCCGCGCCGGCGGCGACAAGGCGGCGTTCGAGAAGGCCGGCTACCAGCTGCTCAAGGGCTGGAGCTATCGCGGTATGTGGTGGATCACCAACAACGATCATGGTGCCTATATGGCGCGTGGCGTGCACGGCCAGGCGCTCTACATCGACCCGAAGGCGCGGGTCGTCATTGCCCGCTTCGCCTCGCACCCCACAGCCGGCAACGCCGCCAACGACCCGATCTCGCTGCCGGCCTACGAAGCAGTGGCCAAGCATCTGATGAAGTGA